GGCGGTCTCCACCATTTCGACCATGAAGGTCGAGCGGCCGCGGGCGAGATCGTCGGCGGCGCCGACGCGGCTGAAGAGCCTGTCGACCACGCCGATGCGGGCCTGCGCCGCCGGCACGAAGCTCCCTATCTGCGCCAGGATGGCGATGAGCGCGTTCTGGCGCAGGAAGGTCGATTTGCCGGCCATGTTGGGCCCGGTCAGGAGCCAGAGCCGGCGCTCGGGGCCCAGATCGCAATCGTTGGGCACGAAGCGCGTGTCGCCCTTGGCCTCGAGCGCGGCCTCGACCACGGGATGGCGCCCGCCTTCGATCGCGAAGCTCTGATCTTCCAGCACCACCGGCCGGCAATAGCCGCGTTCGGAAGCGAGGGCCGCGAGGCCCGCCGTCAGGTCGGTCAGGGCGAGCGCCCGCGCCGCGTCCGCGATCGCATCGCCTGCCCCGCGCACCTTCTCCACCAGCGCCTCGAACAGCTGCAGCTCGATCGCGAGCGACTTGTCGGCGGCCGAGGCGATCTTGCGCTCGAGCTCGCCCAGCTCGACCGTGGTGAAGCGCATCGCCGAGGCCATCGACTGGCGATGGATGAAGAGGCCGTTCTCCTTGATCTTGTCGGCGTGGGTCGCCGTGGTCTCGACGAAATACCCCAGCACATTGTTGTGCCGGATCTTGAGCGAGGGCGTCGCGGTCTCGTTGCGATAGCGCGTCTCGAGGTCGAGGATCAGACGCCGGCTGTGGTCGCGCAGGGTCCTGAGCTCGTCGAGTTCGGCGTGATAGCCCGCGGCGATGAAGCCGCCGTCGCGGATGAGGATCGGCAGCTCGGCTGCCAGCGCCTGCGTCAGCAGCTGAACCAGACCGCCGTGATCGCCCAGGTGGCGCGCGGCGGCGGCCAGCCCCGCCGGCAGATCGGTCTCGCGGTTCAGCAGCGCGCGGATCTCGCCGGCAACGGCGAGGCCGGCTTTCAACGCCGCCAGATCGCGCGGGCCGCCGCGGCCCAGGATCAGGCGCGACAGCGCGCGCTCGATGTCGGGCGCGCGGCGCAACAGCGCGCGCAGATCGTCGCGCAGATGGCCGTCGGCGACGAGCCGCTCCACCATGTCGAGCCGCGCCGCGATGATCGCGGGCTCGGTCGAGGGGGCCGCCAGCGCCGCGGCCAGCGCCCGCGCGCCCGCACCCGTCACGCTGCGATCGATGGCCGCGATCAGCGAGCCTTCGCGCTGGCCCGACAAGGTTTCCGTGAGTTCCAGATTGCGCCTTGTCGCCGCATCGATCTCCATGACCGTGCCGCGCGCCAGGCGTCGCGGCGTCGAGAGCCGCGGCAGCTTTCCGCGCTGGGTCAGCTGGACATAATCGATCAGCGTGCCGGCGGCCGCGATCTCGGCGCGCTCGAAGCTGCCGAAGGCATCGAGCGCCTTGACGCCATAGAGCGCTTCCAGCCGCCGGCGCGCGGCCTCGCTGTCGAAGCGGCTCGACGGCAGCGGCGAGAGGATCGAGGTCCAGTCGCCGAGCTGGTCGCGCACCGGCCCCTGCGCCAGGAGCCGCTCTGGCAGCAGCAGCTCGCCCGGCGAGAGCCGCGCCAGCACCGCCGCCAGGTCGCGCGGCTCGACCGGCTGCAGCTGGAAATCGCCGGTCGAGATGTCGAGCCAGGCCAGGCCCAGCCCGCCGGCGGCATCGGCCAGCGCCGCCAGATAATTATGCCGGCGCGCGTCGAGCAGCGTGTCCTCGGTCAGGGTGCCCGGCGTCACCACGCGCACCACGTCGCGCTTCACCACGGCTTTGTAGCCGCGCTTCTTGGCTTCGGCCGGATCCTCGATCTGCTCGCAGACCGCGACCTTGAAGCCCTGGCGGATCAGCCGGGCGAGATAGGCGTCGGCGGCATGGACCGGCACGCCGCACATGGCGATGTCCTGGCCGTCATGCTTGCCGCGCTTGGTGAGCGCGATGTCGAGGGCGGCCGAGGCCCTGACCGCGTCCTCGAAGAACAGCTCGTAGAAATCGCCCATCCGGTAGAACAGCAGGCAGTCGCGGTTCTGCGCCTTGATGGCGAGATACTGGGCCATCAGCGGCGTGGCGCCGCCCTCGGCCGCGATCAGCGCAGCCGGATCCTCGGGCGCGTCGGGCTCGCCGCCGGCAGGCTCTCGGTGATCGCGGGGCGGACGGGTCAGGGACATCGGTTCGGAGTCGCGGATTCCCATAAAAAGCGACGGTTCCCCTCATGACAGGGGGCGGGCGGCGCGTGTAGGTTGCCGCCCAACTTGCGCCTGTCGGCGCAGCATCGGCAACTCAACCGCAGCCAGGGTTGTGGCGCGGTTTTTCCGGAGGATCAACCCCCATGGCGCTTGCCCGCCGCCGGCCCGAGACAAAGGCCCAGTTCGACCAGCTCAAGGCCATCATCCGCCGCGAATCGCTCCTCACCGGCGGCGAATTCAAGCTCGCCTCCGGCGCCCAGAGCAGCGTGTTCTTCGACATGAAGAAGACGCTGTTCGATCCCGAGGGGGCCTCGCTCGTGGGCGAGCTGATCCTCGATGCCATCGCCGGCGACAACGTCGAGTTCGTCGGCGGACTCGAGTTGGGCGCGGTGCCGATCGCGACCGCGGTCTGCGTCAAGAGCGTGGGAGCAAGGCGTCCGCTCAAGGGCTTCTTCGTGCGCAAGGAGCCCAAGGGCCACGGAACCAACAAGCTGGTCGACGGCCAGTTCAGGGACGGCGCCGACGTGATCGTGCTCGAGGACGTCACCACCACCGGCGGCTCCTCGCTCAAGGCGGTGAACGCGGTGCGCGAGCGCGGCGCCAAGGTGCGCAAGGTCGTCACCATCGTCGATCGTCTGGAAGGCGCGGAAGCCGCTTTCGCGAAGGACGGCATCGAGCTGGTCGCGCTGTTCGACCGCAACGACTTCCTCGATCACTGAAGCCATCGATCCCGCTAGATTTGCGCGACAATACAGGTCTTCGCGCGCTGTTCAGCCGGCTGTACGGCGTTTGACCCGCTAGTCAAGCGCCGGCCAAACATGCAAGCCTTGGCGTTCGGGTGGACCGTGAGCGCGGGAGGCGCAGCCACACCTTGGACGATCGATTGAGCATCACCGAGCAGGAAGCCCTCCTGCTGCATTCCAGCGGCAGACCGGGCAAGATTGCGATCCAGCCCACCAAGCCTCTGACGACACAGCGGGATTTGTCGCTGGCCTATTCGCCGGGCGTGGCTTTTCCCTGCCTCAGGATCCACAAGGACCCGGCAGCGGCCTATGACTACACGGCCAAGGGCAATCTGGTCGCGGTGATCTCGAACGGCACCGCCGTGCTGGGTCTGGGCGATCTGGGTGCGCTCGCCTCCAAGCCGGTGATGGAAGGCAAGGCCGTCCTCTTCAAGCGCTTCGCCGATATCGACGCGATCGACCTCGAGGTCGACACCCACGATGTGGACGAATTCATCAATTGCGTGCGGTTCCTGGGGCCCTCCTTCGGCGGCATCAATCTCGAGGACATCAAGGCGCCGGAATGTTTCATCATCGAGCAGCGCCTGCGCGAGCTCATGGAGATTCCTGTCTTCCATGACGATCAGCACGGCACGGCCATCATCACCACGGCGGGCCTAATCAACGCGTTCGATCTCACGGGGCGCGATTTCAAGACGGCGCGGATGGTGGTGAACGGCGCGGGCGCGGCCGCCATCGCCTGCGTCGAGCTGATCAAGTCGATGGGCATGCCGCATGACAACGTGATCCTGTGCGACACCGCGGGCGTGATCTATCAGGGCCGCGAGAAGGGCATGAACCAGTGGAAGTCGGCCCATGCGGCGAACACCAAGCTGCGCACGCTCGAGGAGGCGATCAAGGGCGCCGACATATTCCTCGGCCTCTCCGCCAAAGGCGCCATGACCGGCGACATGGTCAGGAACATGGCGCAAAAGCCGAT
The nucleotide sequence above comes from Hypericibacter terrae. Encoded proteins:
- the mutS gene encoding DNA mismatch repair protein MutS, with the translated sequence MSLTRPPRDHREPAGGEPDAPEDPAALIAAEGGATPLMAQYLAIKAQNRDCLLFYRMGDFYELFFEDAVRASAALDIALTKRGKHDGQDIAMCGVPVHAADAYLARLIRQGFKVAVCEQIEDPAEAKKRGYKAVVKRDVVRVVTPGTLTEDTLLDARRHNYLAALADAAGGLGLAWLDISTGDFQLQPVEPRDLAAVLARLSPGELLLPERLLAQGPVRDQLGDWTSILSPLPSSRFDSEAARRRLEALYGVKALDAFGSFERAEIAAAGTLIDYVQLTQRGKLPRLSTPRRLARGTVMEIDAATRRNLELTETLSGQREGSLIAAIDRSVTGAGARALAAALAAPSTEPAIIAARLDMVERLVADGHLRDDLRALLRRAPDIERALSRLILGRGGPRDLAALKAGLAVAGEIRALLNRETDLPAGLAAAARHLGDHGGLVQLLTQALAAELPILIRDGGFIAAGYHAELDELRTLRDHSRRLILDLETRYRNETATPSLKIRHNNVLGYFVETTATHADKIKENGLFIHRQSMASAMRFTTVELGELERKIASAADKSLAIELQLFEALVEKVRGAGDAIADAARALALTDLTAGLAALASERGYCRPVVLEDQSFAIEGGRHPVVEAALEAKGDTRFVPNDCDLGPERRLWLLTGPNMAGKSTFLRQNALIAILAQIGSFVPAAQARIGVVDRLFSRVGAADDLARGRSTFMVEMVETAAILNQAGPKALVILDEIGRGTATFDGLSIAWATVEHLHEVNRCRALFATHYHELTSLAAKLPALAPYTMRVKEWQGEVVFLHEVAPGAADRSYGIHVAKLAGLPAAAVARAEAVLTLLEQGQQAGALAKLADDLPLFSAAAARAAPGGLAEPRPLDSALAELHPDEITPKEALEALYRLKALLASS
- the pyrE gene encoding orotate phosphoribosyltransferase is translated as MALARRRPETKAQFDQLKAIIRRESLLTGGEFKLASGAQSSVFFDMKKTLFDPEGASLVGELILDAIAGDNVEFVGGLELGAVPIATAVCVKSVGARRPLKGFFVRKEPKGHGTNKLVDGQFRDGADVIVLEDVTTTGGSSLKAVNAVRERGAKVRKVVTIVDRLEGAEAAFAKDGIELVALFDRNDFLDH